A stretch of Mastomys coucha isolate ucsf_1 unplaced genomic scaffold, UCSF_Mcou_1 pScaffold3, whole genome shotgun sequence DNA encodes these proteins:
- the Brpf3 gene encoding bromodomain and PHD finger-containing protein 3 isoform X1, producing MRKPRRKSRQNAEGRRSPSPYSLKCSPTRETLTYAQAQRIVEVDIDGRLHRISIYDPLKIITEDELTAQDIIECNSNKENSEQPQFPAKSKKPASKGKKKESCSKHAPGTSFHLPQPSFRVVDPGSQPEAPPLPAAYYRFIEKPPEDLDAEVEYDMDEEDIAWLDMINEKRRADGHSSVSADAFELLVDRLEKESYLESRSSGAQQSLIDEDAFCCVCLDDECHNSNVILFCDICNLAVHQECYGVPYIPEGQWLCRCCLQSPSRPVDCVLCPNKGGAFKQTSDGHWAHVVCAIWIPEVCFANTVFLEPIEGIDNIPPARWKLTCYICKQKGLGAAIQCHKVNCYTAFHVTCAQRAGLFMKIEPMRETSLNGTIFTVRKTAYCEAHSPSAGPARRKGDSPRSLSETGDEDGPKEGGGEEEQEEAEEEGQEGQGGVGSPLKGVSKKGKMSGKKIKKEPEEAGRETPSVSVPMVTVPQIPSYRLNKICSGLSFQRKNQFMQRLHSYWLLKRQARNGVPLIRRLHSHLQSQRNAEQREQDEKTSAVKEELKYWQKLRHDLERARLLIELIRKREKLKREQVKVQQAAMELELMPFTVLLRTTLDLLQEKDSAHIFAEPVSLSEVPDYLEFISKPMDFSTMRRKLESHLYHTLEEFEEDFNLIVTNCMKYNAKDTIFHRAAVRLRDLGGAILRHARRQAENIGYDPERGTHLPESPRLEDFYRFSWEDVDNILIPENRAHLSLEAQLKELLEKLDLVNTMRSSGARTRRVRMLRREINALRQKLAQPPPPQLLSLNKTVPNGELPAGSRGDAAVPEQALQEEPEDEGDRDDSKLPAPPTLEPTGPAPSLSEQESPPDPPTLKPISDSKPSSRFLKSQKMEEDEELLEKSALQLGSEPLQCLLSDSDVDRLSLINPDSRPGTPLDNVGRRTSVLFKKAKNGVKLQRGPDGTLENGEDHGPEDAPASPNSTEDEHYSRKRPRSRSCSDSEGERSPRQEEEPGVTNGFGKHTESGSDSECSLGLSGGLAFEAGSGLTPPKRSRGKPALSRVPFLEGVNGDSDHSGSGRSLLMPFEDRGDLEPLELVWAKCRGYPSYPALIIDPKMPREGLLHNGVPIPVPPLDVLKLGEQKQAEAGERLFLVLFFDNKRTWQWLPRDKVLPLGVEDTVDKLKMLEGRKTSIRKSVQVAYDRAMIHLSRVRGSHSFVTSSYL from the exons ATGAGGAAGCCTCGCCGGAAGTCACGGCAGAATGCCGAGGGCCGGCGATCCCCGTCCCCATACAGTCTTAAGTGCTCACCCACCCGAGAGACCCTGACTTACGCCCAAGCCCAGAGGATTGTGGAGGTCGACATCGATGGCCGCCTCCATCGGATCAGCATTTACGACCCGCTCAAGATCATCACTGAAGACGAGCTGACCGCTCAGGATATCATCGAATGCAACAGCAACAAGGAGAACAGTGAGCAGCCCCAGTTCCCCGCCAAGTCCAAGAAACCGGCATCGAAGGGCAAGAAGAAGGAGTCCTGCTCCAAGCATGCGCCCGGGACCTCCTTCCACCTCCCCCAGCCCAGCTTCCGGGTGGTGGATCCGGGTAGCCAGCCGGAAGCGCCCCCATTGCCTGCTGCTTACTACCGCTTCATCGAGAAGCCTCCGGAAGACCTGGACGCCGAGGTGGAGTACGACATGGACGAGGAGGACATTGCCTGGCTAGACATGATAAACGAGAAGCGCCGAGCAGACGGGCACAGCTCGGTGTCAGCAGACGCCTTCGAGCTGCTGGTGGACCGGCTAGAGAAGGAGTCGTACCTGGAGAGCCGCAGCAGTGGGGCCCAGCAGTCCCTCATCGACGAGGACGCCTTCTGCTGCGTGTGCCTGGACGACGAGTGTCACAACAGCAACGTCATCCTGTTTTGTGACATCTGCAACTTAGCTGTGCACCAGGAGTGCTACGGTGTCCCCTATATCCCAGAGGGCCAGTGGCTGTGTCGCTGCTGCTTGCAGTCTCCCTCTCGGCCCGTGGACTGCGTCCTGTGCCCCAATAAAGGTGGGGCCTTCAAACAGACCAGCGATGGCCACTGGGCCCATGTAGTCTGCGCCATCTGGATCCCCGAAGTCTGCTTCGCGAATACCGTGTTCCTGGAGCCTATTGAGGGCATCGACAACATTCCACCCGCCCGCTGGAAGCTAACCTGCTACATCTGCAAGCAGAAAGGGCTGGGCGCAGCCATCCAGTGCCATAAAGTGAACTGCTACACCGCCTTCCACGTGACGTGCGCACAGCGGGCCGGGCTCTTCATGAAGATTGAGCCCATGAGAGAAACCAGCCTGAACGGCACCATCTTCACGGTGCGCAAGACTGCCTACTGCGAGGCCCACTCTCCAAGCGCGGGCCCTGCCAGGAGAAAGGGCGACTCCCCAAGGAGCCTGAGCGAGACCGGGGACGAGGATGGGCCGAAAGAGGGcggaggggaggaggagcaggaagaggctgaggaggagggccaggAAGGCCAAGGAGGGGTGGGCAGCCCCCTCAAGGGGGTGTCCAAGAAGGGTAAGATGAGTGGAAAGAAGATCAAGAAGGAGCCAGAGGAGGCTGGCCGAGAGACACCCTCCGTCTCTGTCCCCATGGTCACGGTCCCACAGATACCGTCTTACAG GTTGAACAAGATCTGTAGTGGTCTCTCCTTTCAGAGGAAAAACCAGTTCATGCAGCGGCTTCACAGCTACTGGCTACTGAAGCGGCAGGCCCGGAATGGCGTGCCCCTCATCAGGCGCCTGCACTCCCACTTACAGTCCCAGAGAAACGCTGAGCAG CGGGAGCAGGACGAGAAGACAAGTGCGGTGAAGGAAGAGCTGAAATACTGGCAGAAACTCCGCCATGACCTGGAGCGAGCGCGGCTGCTGATCGAGCTCATCCGCAAAAGGGAGAAGCTCAAGAGAGAGCAG GTCAAAGTGCAGCAGGCtgccatggagctggagttgatGCCGTTCACCGTCCTGCTGAGGACAACTCTGGACCTGCTGCAGGAGAAGGACTCTGCACACATCTTTGCTGAACCTGTCAGCCTGAGTGAG GTTCCAGATTACCTGGAATTCATATCCAAGCCAATGGATTTTTCTACTATGAGGCGGAAGCTGGAATCTCACCTGTACCACACCTTGGAGGAGTTTGAGGAGGACTTTAACCTTATAGTTACCAACTGCATGAAGTATAATGCTAAAGACACAATTTTCCACCGAGCAGCTGTCCGCCTGCGGGACCTGGGAGGGGCCATCCTGCGGCACGCCCGGCGGCAGGCAGAGAACATCGGCTATGATCCTGAGAGGGGCACCCACTTGCCCGAGTCACCCAGACTGGAGGACTTTTACCGATTCTCCTGGGAGGATG TGGACAACATCCTCATCCCAGAGAACCGGGCCCACCTGTCCCTAGAGGCACAGCTGAAGGAACTGCTGGAGAAACTGGATCTGGTGAACACGATGCGGTCCAGTGGGGCCCGTACCCGTCGCGTCCGCATGCTGCGCAGGGAGATCAATGCCCTTCGGCAAAAGCTAGCACAGCCACCGCCACCACAGCTCCTGTCACTGAACAAGACTGTGCCTAACGGGGAGCTGCCAGCAGGATCTCGGGGGGATGCAGCTGTGCCAGAGCAGGCTCTCCAAGAGGAGCCAGAAGATGAAGGGGACAGAG ATGATTCAAAATTGCCTGCCCCACCAACCTTGGAGCCCACCGGGCCTGCGCCCTCCTTGTCAGAACAGGAATCCCCTCCAGACCCCCCGACCCTGAAACCCATCAGCGACAGCAAACCTTCAAGCCGGTTTCTAAAGTCCCAAAAgatggaggaggatgaagagCTCTTAGAAAAATCAGCCCTGCAGCTGGGGAGCGAGCCCTTGCAATGCTTGCTAAGTGACAGTGACGTTGACAGACTGTCCCTCATAAACCCTGACAGCCGTCCCGGCACCCCTCTCGACAACGTGGGCCGCCGCACATCTGTCCTCTTCAAGAAGGCCAAAAATGGAGTTAAGCTACAGAGGGGTCCCGATGGGACCCTGGAGAATGGCGAGGACCATGGCCCAGAGGACGCTCCCGCTTCTCCGAACAGCACGGAGGATGAACACTATTCCCGGAAGCGGCCAAGGAGCCGGAGCTGCAGTGACAGCGAAGGGGAGAGATCCCCTCGGCAGGAGGAAGAGCCAG GAGTGACTAACGGCTTTGGAAAACACACGGAAAGCGGGTCTGACTCGGAATGTAGTTTGGGTCTCAGTGGAGGACTGGCGTTTGAAGCTGGCAG TGGCCTGACGCCTCCCAAACGCAGCCGTGGGAAGCCAGCCCTGTCTCGTGTGCCCTTCCTGGAAGGTGTGAATGGAGACTCTGACCACAGTGGCTCAG gcagAAGCCTCCTGATGCCCTTTGAAGACCGCGGAGACctggagcccctggagctggtgtGGGCCAAGTGCCGAGGCTACCCCTCCTACCCTGCCTTG
- the Brpf3 gene encoding bromodomain and PHD finger-containing protein 3 isoform X2 — MRKPRRKSRQNAEGRRSPSPYSLKCSPTRETLTYAQAQRIVEVDIDGRLHRISIYDPLKIITEDELTAQDIIECNSNKENSEQPQFPAKSKKPASKGKKKESCSKHAPGTSFHLPQPSFRVVDPGSQPEAPPLPAAYYRFIEKPPEDLDAEVEYDMDEEDIAWLDMINEKRRADGHSSVSADAFELLVDRLEKESYLESRSSGAQQSLIDEDAFCCVCLDDECHNSNVILFCDICNLAVHQECYGVPYIPEGQWLCRCCLQSPSRPVDCVLCPNKGGAFKQTSDGHWAHVVCAIWIPEVCFANTVFLEPIEGIDNIPPARWKLTCYICKQKGLGAAIQCHKVNCYTAFHVTCAQRAGLFMKIEPMRETSLNGTIFTVRKTAYCEAHSPSAGPARRKGDSPRSLSETGDEDGPKEGGGEEEQEEAEEEGQEGQGGVGSPLKGVSKKGKMSGKKIKKEPEEAGRETPSVSVPMVTVPQIPSYRLNKICSGLSFQRKNQFMQRLHSYWLLKRQARNGVPLIRRLHSHLQSQRNAEQREQDEKTSAVKEELKYWQKLRHDLERARLLIELIRKREKLKREQVKVQQAAMELELMPFTVLLRTTLDLLQEKDSAHIFAEPVSLSEVPDYLEFISKPMDFSTMRRKLESHLYHTLEEFEEDFNLIVTNCMKYNAKDTIFHRAAVRLRDLGGAILRHARRQAENIGYDPERGTHLPESPRLEDFYRFSWEDVDNILIPENRAHLSLEAQLKELLEKLDLVNTMRSSGARTRRVRMLRREINALRQKLAQPPPPQLLSLNKTVPNGELPAGSRGDAAVPEQALQEEPEDEGDRDDSKLPAPPTLEPTGPAPSLSEQESPPDPPTLKPISDSKPSSRFLKSQKMEEDEELLEKSALQLGSEPLQCLLSDSDVDRLSLINPDSRPGTPLDNVGRRTSVLFKKAKNGVKLQRGPDGTLENGEDHGPEDAPASPNSTEDEHYSRKRPRSRSCSDSEGERSPRQEEEPGVTNGFGKHTESGSDSECSLGLSGGLAFEAGSGLTPPKRSRGKPALSRVPFLEGVNGDSDHSGSDHRSQDAPGGPPAQRCPHPCSSTGRAEAGRAEAGRGWREALSCPLL; from the exons ATGAGGAAGCCTCGCCGGAAGTCACGGCAGAATGCCGAGGGCCGGCGATCCCCGTCCCCATACAGTCTTAAGTGCTCACCCACCCGAGAGACCCTGACTTACGCCCAAGCCCAGAGGATTGTGGAGGTCGACATCGATGGCCGCCTCCATCGGATCAGCATTTACGACCCGCTCAAGATCATCACTGAAGACGAGCTGACCGCTCAGGATATCATCGAATGCAACAGCAACAAGGAGAACAGTGAGCAGCCCCAGTTCCCCGCCAAGTCCAAGAAACCGGCATCGAAGGGCAAGAAGAAGGAGTCCTGCTCCAAGCATGCGCCCGGGACCTCCTTCCACCTCCCCCAGCCCAGCTTCCGGGTGGTGGATCCGGGTAGCCAGCCGGAAGCGCCCCCATTGCCTGCTGCTTACTACCGCTTCATCGAGAAGCCTCCGGAAGACCTGGACGCCGAGGTGGAGTACGACATGGACGAGGAGGACATTGCCTGGCTAGACATGATAAACGAGAAGCGCCGAGCAGACGGGCACAGCTCGGTGTCAGCAGACGCCTTCGAGCTGCTGGTGGACCGGCTAGAGAAGGAGTCGTACCTGGAGAGCCGCAGCAGTGGGGCCCAGCAGTCCCTCATCGACGAGGACGCCTTCTGCTGCGTGTGCCTGGACGACGAGTGTCACAACAGCAACGTCATCCTGTTTTGTGACATCTGCAACTTAGCTGTGCACCAGGAGTGCTACGGTGTCCCCTATATCCCAGAGGGCCAGTGGCTGTGTCGCTGCTGCTTGCAGTCTCCCTCTCGGCCCGTGGACTGCGTCCTGTGCCCCAATAAAGGTGGGGCCTTCAAACAGACCAGCGATGGCCACTGGGCCCATGTAGTCTGCGCCATCTGGATCCCCGAAGTCTGCTTCGCGAATACCGTGTTCCTGGAGCCTATTGAGGGCATCGACAACATTCCACCCGCCCGCTGGAAGCTAACCTGCTACATCTGCAAGCAGAAAGGGCTGGGCGCAGCCATCCAGTGCCATAAAGTGAACTGCTACACCGCCTTCCACGTGACGTGCGCACAGCGGGCCGGGCTCTTCATGAAGATTGAGCCCATGAGAGAAACCAGCCTGAACGGCACCATCTTCACGGTGCGCAAGACTGCCTACTGCGAGGCCCACTCTCCAAGCGCGGGCCCTGCCAGGAGAAAGGGCGACTCCCCAAGGAGCCTGAGCGAGACCGGGGACGAGGATGGGCCGAAAGAGGGcggaggggaggaggagcaggaagaggctgaggaggagggccaggAAGGCCAAGGAGGGGTGGGCAGCCCCCTCAAGGGGGTGTCCAAGAAGGGTAAGATGAGTGGAAAGAAGATCAAGAAGGAGCCAGAGGAGGCTGGCCGAGAGACACCCTCCGTCTCTGTCCCCATGGTCACGGTCCCACAGATACCGTCTTACAG GTTGAACAAGATCTGTAGTGGTCTCTCCTTTCAGAGGAAAAACCAGTTCATGCAGCGGCTTCACAGCTACTGGCTACTGAAGCGGCAGGCCCGGAATGGCGTGCCCCTCATCAGGCGCCTGCACTCCCACTTACAGTCCCAGAGAAACGCTGAGCAG CGGGAGCAGGACGAGAAGACAAGTGCGGTGAAGGAAGAGCTGAAATACTGGCAGAAACTCCGCCATGACCTGGAGCGAGCGCGGCTGCTGATCGAGCTCATCCGCAAAAGGGAGAAGCTCAAGAGAGAGCAG GTCAAAGTGCAGCAGGCtgccatggagctggagttgatGCCGTTCACCGTCCTGCTGAGGACAACTCTGGACCTGCTGCAGGAGAAGGACTCTGCACACATCTTTGCTGAACCTGTCAGCCTGAGTGAG GTTCCAGATTACCTGGAATTCATATCCAAGCCAATGGATTTTTCTACTATGAGGCGGAAGCTGGAATCTCACCTGTACCACACCTTGGAGGAGTTTGAGGAGGACTTTAACCTTATAGTTACCAACTGCATGAAGTATAATGCTAAAGACACAATTTTCCACCGAGCAGCTGTCCGCCTGCGGGACCTGGGAGGGGCCATCCTGCGGCACGCCCGGCGGCAGGCAGAGAACATCGGCTATGATCCTGAGAGGGGCACCCACTTGCCCGAGTCACCCAGACTGGAGGACTTTTACCGATTCTCCTGGGAGGATG TGGACAACATCCTCATCCCAGAGAACCGGGCCCACCTGTCCCTAGAGGCACAGCTGAAGGAACTGCTGGAGAAACTGGATCTGGTGAACACGATGCGGTCCAGTGGGGCCCGTACCCGTCGCGTCCGCATGCTGCGCAGGGAGATCAATGCCCTTCGGCAAAAGCTAGCACAGCCACCGCCACCACAGCTCCTGTCACTGAACAAGACTGTGCCTAACGGGGAGCTGCCAGCAGGATCTCGGGGGGATGCAGCTGTGCCAGAGCAGGCTCTCCAAGAGGAGCCAGAAGATGAAGGGGACAGAG ATGATTCAAAATTGCCTGCCCCACCAACCTTGGAGCCCACCGGGCCTGCGCCCTCCTTGTCAGAACAGGAATCCCCTCCAGACCCCCCGACCCTGAAACCCATCAGCGACAGCAAACCTTCAAGCCGGTTTCTAAAGTCCCAAAAgatggaggaggatgaagagCTCTTAGAAAAATCAGCCCTGCAGCTGGGGAGCGAGCCCTTGCAATGCTTGCTAAGTGACAGTGACGTTGACAGACTGTCCCTCATAAACCCTGACAGCCGTCCCGGCACCCCTCTCGACAACGTGGGCCGCCGCACATCTGTCCTCTTCAAGAAGGCCAAAAATGGAGTTAAGCTACAGAGGGGTCCCGATGGGACCCTGGAGAATGGCGAGGACCATGGCCCAGAGGACGCTCCCGCTTCTCCGAACAGCACGGAGGATGAACACTATTCCCGGAAGCGGCCAAGGAGCCGGAGCTGCAGTGACAGCGAAGGGGAGAGATCCCCTCGGCAGGAGGAAGAGCCAG GAGTGACTAACGGCTTTGGAAAACACACGGAAAGCGGGTCTGACTCGGAATGTAGTTTGGGTCTCAGTGGAGGACTGGCGTTTGAAGCTGGCAG TGGCCTGACGCCTCCCAAACGCAGCCGTGGGAAGCCAGCCCTGTCTCGTGTGCCCTTCCTGGAAGGTGTGAATGGAGACTCTGACCACAGTGGCTCAG